A region from the Microcoleus sp. FACHB-672 genome encodes:
- a CDS encoding CheR family methyltransferase has protein sequence MDQLDIDPALENLLQYLKHSRGIDFTGYKRSSLMRRVNKRIETVGIESYIEYQDYLELHPEEFVHLFNGLLINVTGFFRDRSAWDYIVSNVVPKMIAEKDGGENFRLWSAGCASGEEAYTLAIIMAEAVGFEQFRERVKIFATDIDEEALNQARLGTYCHKEVTGLPKEYLKKYFELIDNRYAFRKDLRRSIIFGRNNLVQDAPISRIDLLTCRNTIMYFNAETQAKILTRFHFALNDGGILFLGKAETLLTHNHSFAPVDLKRRIFTQVQKGNLRDRLLLLPQAETPDTLDFRSNLVRMRETAFDAGTSAQVVVDTSGSVVLANERARNLFDLKAKDIGRPLQDLEVSYRPVELRSRIAQVYSECRAIVLKDIEWLQPNSVMHYLDVEITPLSSATGVLLGTSISFSDVSRTKQLQEELQQANQELEMAYEEVQSTNEELETTNEELQSTVEELETTNEELQSTNEELETINEELQSTNEELQTINDELRYRTDELNQANGFLECILTSLRSGVVVVNRDLLIQIWNNKAEDLWGMRSDEVHNEHFLNLDIGLPVGQLRQSIRDCLNAESQMSEIILDATNRRGRMMQCKIVCTPLLNWQKKVDGAILLMDEVVRQEPVQQ, from the coding sequence ATGGATCAACTAGACATAGACCCAGCATTGGAAAACCTACTACAGTATCTAAAACATAGTCGGGGCATAGATTTCACTGGCTACAAACGGTCAAGCTTGATGCGCCGAGTCAACAAACGGATAGAGACAGTCGGAATAGAGAGTTATATCGAGTATCAAGACTATCTGGAACTGCATCCAGAAGAATTTGTTCATTTATTTAATGGCCTATTAATTAACGTTACGGGCTTTTTCCGAGATCGCTCAGCCTGGGATTATATCGTGAGCAACGTCGTTCCCAAGATGATTGCCGAGAAAGACGGGGGTGAAAACTTCCGGCTGTGGAGTGCCGGCTGCGCCTCTGGGGAAGAAGCCTATACCTTAGCGATCATCATGGCAGAAGCGGTTGGCTTTGAGCAATTTCGCGAGAGAGTTAAAATTTTTGCCACCGATATTGACGAAGAAGCACTCAACCAAGCTCGACTGGGTACTTATTGCCACAAAGAAGTTACAGGACTTCCTAAAGAATATCTAAAGAAATACTTCGAGCTAATCGATAACCGCTATGCATTTCGGAAGGATCTGCGGCGATCAATTATTTTTGGCCGCAATAACTTAGTGCAAGATGCACCCATTTCTCGGATTGATTTGCTAACGTGCCGCAACACCATAATGTATTTCAACGCCGAAACTCAAGCAAAAATCCTGACACGCTTTCACTTCGCTTTGAATGACGGCGGCATTTTATTTTTAGGGAAGGCAGAAACCTTGCTTACCCACAACCACAGCTTTGCGCCCGTGGATTTAAAACGGCGTATCTTTACGCAAGTGCAAAAAGGAAATTTGCGGGATCGCCTGTTGCTTTTGCCCCAAGCAGAAACTCCAGATACGTTAGACTTTCGTTCAAATCTAGTGCGTATGCGTGAAACTGCTTTTGATGCCGGCACCTCAGCCCAAGTTGTGGTGGATACCAGCGGTTCAGTCGTGTTAGCGAACGAACGAGCACGCAACCTTTTTGATCTCAAAGCTAAAGATATAGGCCGGCCTTTACAAGATTTAGAAGTTTCCTACCGTCCCGTCGAGTTACGCTCTCGGATCGCGCAAGTTTATTCAGAATGCCGCGCGATTGTCTTAAAAGATATTGAGTGGTTGCAGCCTAACAGCGTGATGCACTATTTAGACGTCGAGATAACGCCACTGTCAAGTGCTACTGGGGTTTTGCTGGGTACAAGTATTAGCTTCAGCGATGTCAGCCGGACTAAACAGCTGCAAGAGGAATTGCAACAAGCCAACCAAGAGTTGGAAATGGCTTATGAAGAAGTACAGTCTACTAACGAAGAATTAGAAACCACCAACGAGGAATTGCAATCCACCGTCGAAGAGTTAGAAACCACCAACGAGGAATTGCAATCCACCAACGAAGAGTTGGAAACGATAAATGAGGAATTGCAATCCACCAATGAAGAACTGCAAACAATTAACGACGAACTGCGTTATCGCACCGATGAACTCAACCAAGCGAATGGGTTTTTAGAATGTATCCTCACCAGTCTGCGGAGTGGGGTTGTGGTCGTGAACCGAGATTTGCTGATTCAAATTTGGAATAACAAAGCTGAAGATTTATGGGGTATGCGGTCGGATGAAGTGCACAACGAGCATTTTCTCAATTTGGACATCGGTCTGCCGGTGGGCCAACTGAGGCAGTCCATTCGTGATTGCTTGAATGCAGAGTCACAAATGTCTGAAATAATACTGGATGCTACAAACAGACGTGGCAGGATGATGCAGTGTAAAATTGTTTGCACGCCCCTCCTGAATTGGCAAAAAAAAGTTGACGGGGCGATTTTGCTAATGGATGAGGTTGTTCGGCAGGAGCCGGTTCAACAATAG
- a CDS encoding PAS domain-containing sensor histidine kinase, translated as MNIDNQLLQQIENVSSRLTQMHECVQDLPAYKVEVITEVLEQVNVSLEELKVAREQLTVQNEQLSITREQLERERQRYKELFEFAPDAYLVTDDNGTIREANYTAAVLLCVSQRFLVGKPLSIFVAETQRRDFRLRINQLKVGELERLREWELRMQPRRGDSFEVAITVSAVWNPEGFNLRWMLRDITRRKQVEAQLGQMHLENLRLQEIAHVKSQFLSAISHELRTPMNAILGFSQLLLRHPHLSLEPKQVQMVERIHDNGHNLLGLINDVLDLSKVDAGRMDLRLEEVDVVDLVHKTTEELQSLVIEKHLFLQVHTELQNPIISNNRSRLRQILVNLVANAIKFTETGGVRIVVREVEGDLERLIIEVKDTGIGIPQEHIERIFEAFEQVDRSAKRDYQSTGLGLAISKSLVELMQGTITVTSQVGEGSTFCVELPRQLKAGK; from the coding sequence GTGAACATAGACAATCAGTTACTCCAGCAGATAGAAAATGTCAGTTCGCGCTTGACACAAATGCACGAGTGTGTCCAAGACTTGCCGGCATATAAAGTAGAAGTGATAACGGAAGTCCTCGAACAAGTTAACGTTTCCCTAGAAGAACTCAAGGTTGCTAGAGAACAGCTAACCGTACAAAACGAACAGCTAAGCATTACTAGAGAGCAATTAGAACGAGAGCGCCAGCGCTATAAAGAGCTGTTTGAGTTCGCACCGGATGCCTATTTAGTAACCGATGACAATGGAACGATCCGGGAAGCCAACTACACTGCCGCCGTTCTTCTGTGCGTTTCTCAACGGTTTTTAGTGGGCAAACCCCTGAGCATTTTTGTCGCGGAAACACAGCGTCGGGACTTTCGCTTGCGAATTAATCAGCTGAAAGTCGGCGAATTGGAGAGGCTGCGGGAGTGGGAATTGCGAATGCAGCCGCGTAGAGGAGATAGCTTTGAGGTTGCCATCACCGTGAGTGCAGTCTGGAACCCGGAAGGTTTTAACTTGCGCTGGATGCTGCGCGACATTACCAGGCGTAAGCAAGTTGAGGCGCAACTTGGGCAAATGCACTTAGAAAACTTGCGGCTGCAAGAGATAGCTCATGTTAAATCGCAGTTCTTATCCGCGATTTCTCACGAACTTCGCACACCGATGAACGCGATCCTAGGTTTTTCGCAACTGCTGCTGCGCCACCCCCACTTGTCCTTAGAACCCAAGCAAGTTCAAATGGTGGAACGCATTCATGATAATGGTCATAATTTATTGGGATTGATTAATGACGTCCTCGACCTTTCAAAAGTCGATGCCGGCCGGATGGATTTGCGATTAGAAGAAGTGGACGTGGTGGATTTAGTTCATAAAACAACTGAAGAATTGCAATCTTTGGTGATTGAAAAACATTTATTTTTGCAGGTTCATACTGAGCTACAAAATCCGATCATAAGTAATAACCGTTCTCGTCTGCGTCAGATTTTAGTGAATCTGGTTGCAAACGCGATTAAATTTACAGAAACCGGCGGAGTGCGGATAGTGGTGCGTGAAGTTGAAGGAGACTTAGAGCGGCTCATCATTGAAGTTAAAGACACGGGCATTGGAATTCCTCAAGAGCATATAGAACGCATTTTTGAGGCATTTGAACAAGTAGATCGCAGCGCGAAGCGCGACTATCAGAGCACAGGTTTGGGTTTAGCTATCAGCAAATCGCTTGTAGAGTTAATGCAAGGAACGATTACGGTTACCAGTCAAGTTGGAGAAGGTTCGACCTTTTGTGTTGAACTGCCTCGGCAACTGAAGGCTGGCAAATAA
- a CDS encoding chemotaxis protein CheB yields MPGHDIIVIGASAGGVDALSKLVRKLPSQLPAAIFIVLHMSANSRSLMADILNRAGALKAMPAKDGDVIEHGHIYIAPPNHHLLIKPGYIRLSQGPKENCHRPAVDPLFRTAARAYGQRVVGVILSGTLDDGTAGLIAVKSCGGVAIVQNPEEAMFSGMPKSAINNVSVDHVLPITEIAAQLVQLADQLVHDEDPGPMPEEIKLESDIAELDRAAMEREAHRGTPANLGCPTCGGTLWEHNAGDLLRFRCRVGHAWSADSLISQQSEAIEEALWTAFRALEESSALSRRLAKRAHGRKQGQIAARFEDEALEREEQAEVIRKVLANKDKHDYLEYGNN; encoded by the coding sequence ATGCCTGGTCACGATATTATCGTCATTGGTGCCTCCGCCGGCGGAGTAGACGCCTTATCAAAACTGGTTCGCAAATTACCCTCACAATTGCCGGCAGCGATTTTTATTGTTCTTCATATGTCAGCCAACAGTAGAAGTCTCATGGCGGACATCTTAAATCGTGCAGGTGCTTTAAAAGCCATGCCGGCCAAAGACGGTGACGTGATTGAACATGGACATATTTATATAGCACCCCCCAACCATCACCTGCTCATTAAGCCGGGTTATATCCGCTTATCCCAAGGGCCAAAAGAAAACTGTCACCGGCCAGCGGTTGATCCTTTATTTCGCACGGCGGCGCGGGCTTACGGTCAGCGAGTGGTGGGGGTGATTTTATCTGGCACACTTGACGATGGGACTGCCGGCCTGATAGCGGTGAAAAGTTGCGGCGGCGTAGCGATTGTGCAAAACCCTGAAGAGGCGATGTTTTCGGGAATGCCAAAGAGTGCGATCAACAATGTGAGCGTTGATCATGTTCTGCCGATTACCGAAATTGCGGCGCAATTGGTGCAACTTGCTGATCAGCTCGTGCACGATGAAGACCCAGGGCCGATGCCTGAGGAAATAAAATTGGAATCGGACATTGCAGAATTAGATAGAGCTGCAATGGAGCGCGAGGCACACAGAGGAACGCCGGCCAATCTGGGTTGTCCGACCTGCGGCGGTACTTTGTGGGAACATAATGCCGGCGATCTACTGCGCTTCCGTTGCCGCGTCGGCCACGCTTGGTCAGCAGATAGTTTGATATCACAGCAGTCTGAGGCCATTGAAGAGGCACTGTGGACAGCATTTAGAGCTTTAGAAGAAAGTTCGGCTTTGTCGCGCCGACTGGCTAAACGGGCGCACGGTCGCAAGCAAGGGCAAATTGCAGCACGTTTTGAAGATGAGGCGCTGGAGAGGGAGGAGCAAGCTGAAGTGATCCGAAAGGTGCTTGCGAATAAGGACAAACACGACTATCTGGAGTATGGAAATAATTAG
- a CDS encoding ArsR/SmtB family transcription factor, translating into MSKPLDAQTEIASLPVTEGLNCSAVHPVDLNSVRLLHRDILNPEKAQRMAEFFSLLGDANRLRIVSALAVQELCVCDLAAAVKMSESAVSHQLRMLRAMRLVGYRKQGRNVFYHLKDTHVLNLYREVAEHLDEPED; encoded by the coding sequence ATGTCCAAACCGCTTGACGCTCAAACTGAAATCGCTTCGTTGCCGGTGACAGAAGGCTTGAACTGCAGCGCGGTGCATCCTGTCGATCTCAACAGTGTTCGTCTGTTGCATCGGGATATTCTTAATCCTGAAAAAGCCCAACGGATGGCAGAATTCTTTAGTTTGCTTGGCGATGCTAACCGCTTGCGGATTGTGTCTGCCTTAGCCGTGCAAGAGCTGTGTGTCTGTGATTTGGCTGCTGCCGTTAAAATGAGCGAATCGGCTGTTTCTCACCAGCTGCGAATGCTGCGGGCGATGCGTTTAGTAGGTTATCGCAAGCAGGGACGGAATGTTTTCTACCACCTTAAAGACACTCACGTACTCAACCTTTACCGGGAAGTGGCTGAACACTTGGATGAACCGGAGGACTAA
- a CDS encoding PetM family cytochrome b6-f complex subunit 7: MSGEIFNAALLSFSLVFVGIAAGFVLLKIQGAEKE; the protein is encoded by the coding sequence ATGAGCGGTGAAATTTTCAACGCGGCACTTCTTTCTTTTTCCCTAGTCTTCGTAGGCATCGCTGCCGGCTTCGTGTTGCTGAAAATTCAAGGCGCGGAAAAAGAGTAA
- the pdxA gene encoding 4-hydroxythreonine-4-phosphate dehydrogenase PdxA, translating to MNNNIRPRLAVTLGDPAGIGPEVVLKALADPEVIQACEVTVVGSRSLLLETHTQLSRHPQVGETLADPQQLDILDVPVNRELGEIKTGTGNAASGAASFAYMKVAIEQTLAGEFQGIVTGPISKTEWKAAGYDYPGQTELLAEAAGVKRFGMLFVARSPHTGWTLRTLLATTHIPLSQVSTALTPELLTLKLDLLVECLRQDFGLEKARIAIAGLNPHSGENGQLGCEEKDWLIPWLEAERKRRPDLILEGPVSPDTLWVKPGQAWFGNAKSNIQNAADAYLALYHDQGLIPVKLMAFDRAVNTTIGLPFIRTSPDHGTAFDIAGKGIADASSMKAALLFAAEVVQQRKKPVPV from the coding sequence ATGAATAACAATATCCGTCCTCGTCTTGCTGTCACGTTGGGAGATCCTGCCGGCATTGGCCCAGAAGTGGTTCTGAAGGCTTTGGCAGATCCGGAAGTGATCCAAGCTTGCGAGGTGACGGTGGTTGGATCTCGGTCGCTTTTGCTGGAAACTCACACACAACTCAGCCGGCACCCTCAAGTGGGGGAAACCCTGGCAGATCCGCAGCAGTTAGATATTTTAGATGTGCCGGTGAATAGAGAACTCGGTGAAATTAAGACCGGCACTGGCAATGCGGCAAGTGGTGCAGCAAGTTTTGCTTATATGAAAGTAGCGATTGAGCAAACGCTTGCCGGCGAGTTTCAAGGCATTGTCACCGGCCCGATTTCTAAGACCGAGTGGAAAGCCGCAGGATATGATTATCCGGGACAAACTGAATTGTTAGCTGAAGCTGCCGGTGTCAAGCGATTTGGGATGTTGTTTGTGGCACGTTCTCCCCACACCGGCTGGACGCTTCGCACGTTACTTGCAACCACACATATTCCTTTATCCCAAGTTTCAACCGCGTTAACGCCAGAATTACTAACCCTGAAACTTGATTTGCTAGTGGAGTGTCTGCGGCAAGATTTTGGGTTAGAAAAGGCAAGAATTGCGATTGCCGGTTTAAACCCTCACAGTGGCGAAAATGGGCAATTGGGATGTGAGGAAAAAGATTGGTTAATTCCTTGGTTAGAAGCGGAACGCAAGCGCCGGCCTGATTTAATTTTAGAAGGGCCGGTGTCGCCGGATACGCTTTGGGTGAAGCCGGGACAAGCTTGGTTTGGAAATGCAAAATCTAACATTCAAAATGCTGCCGATGCGTATTTGGCATTATATCATGATCAGGGCTTAATTCCGGTTAAGTTAATGGCATTTGATCGGGCAGTGAATACAACAATTGGTTTGCCCTTTATTCGCACATCTCCGGATCATGGAACCGCGTTTGATATTGCCGGCAAAGGAATTGCAGATGCTTCCAGTATGAAAGCGGCTTTGCTGTTTGCTGCGGAGGTTGTGCAGCAGCGAAAAAAACCTGTGCCGGTGTAA
- a CDS encoding two pore domain potassium channel family protein — protein MPVIWVFLGLLILMLVMFDVLVTTLTTNGAGSISGRLSYWLWWIALRVHRRHSNHRLLTVTGWVILMGTPLVWICLVWMGWAILFCAGDTAVVNSESNLPASIWERIYFTGYTLSTLGVGDYQAQGAIWQLATALASANGFFLFTLAIAYLLPVIAAVVVKRQIALYISTLGGTPDDLLNRAWNGKDFGQLSQHLIVLTPMLTGMVESYLAYPILNYFHTPERAKSFVLSVVTLDEALTLLYYGVEKSCRPDKAALNPLRRASSAFLKTLKSAYVEPASENPTMPPLALLREQGIPVVSDQEFLEATKHFILRRKLLLAMVKHDGWNWDSVSSTATTNRASSLDDETAIEEPELN, from the coding sequence ATGCCGGTAATCTGGGTATTTTTAGGACTTTTAATTCTCATGCTTGTCATGTTTGATGTCCTTGTGACTACCCTAACAACCAATGGCGCTGGTTCTATAAGCGGCAGATTATCCTATTGGTTATGGTGGATAGCGTTGAGAGTTCATCGCCGGCATTCTAACCACCGGCTGCTAACGGTAACTGGCTGGGTCATTCTAATGGGAACTCCGTTAGTTTGGATTTGTTTAGTTTGGATGGGATGGGCTATATTATTTTGTGCCGGGGACACAGCGGTGGTTAACAGTGAAAGCAATTTGCCGGCTAGTATTTGGGAAAGAATTTATTTCACGGGTTACACCTTATCTACCCTAGGGGTTGGAGATTATCAGGCTCAAGGTGCGATATGGCAATTGGCAACTGCACTGGCATCTGCAAATGGTTTTTTCCTCTTTACTTTAGCGATCGCTTATCTATTGCCGGTGATTGCAGCCGTGGTGGTAAAACGTCAAATTGCTCTTTATATTTCTACTCTTGGGGGAACACCTGATGATCTTCTTAATAGAGCTTGGAACGGTAAAGATTTTGGACAATTAAGCCAGCACTTAATTGTACTGACCCCGATGCTCACCGGCATGGTAGAAAGTTATCTGGCTTACCCGATTCTTAATTACTTCCATACCCCCGAACGAGCTAAATCTTTTGTTTTGAGTGTGGTGACACTCGATGAGGCATTAACCCTACTTTACTATGGAGTTGAAAAGTCATGCCGGCCTGATAAAGCAGCGCTAAATCCCTTACGTCGGGCGAGTTCTGCATTTTTAAAGACACTCAAATCAGCTTATGTTGAACCGGCATCAGAGAATCCAACCATGCCTCCCCTCGCCCTACTGAGAGAGCAAGGCATTCCTGTGGTCAGTGATCAAGAGTTTTTAGAAGCAACGAAGCACTTCATCCTGCGCCGTAAGCTACTACTAGCAATGGTGAAACATGACGGATGGAATTGGGATAGCGTTAGCTCAACGGCAACTACCAATCGGGCGAGCAGTTTAGATGACGAAACGGCAATTGAAGAGCCTGAATTAAATTAA
- a CDS encoding adenosine deaminase has protein sequence MALHAELHRHLGGSVVPRILWRYFQRHHSHLAEQFPEYPTFEEFYTKPRKTLDEYLELHTLVESVQTAETLPYFIYRLIRGAYIFENLAYLELRYTPYLRTPEHLSQSERIDQMTAIVDIVGKASQLSDCPIVTSQILCMHSRLPYEVNRAIVDLAGEFPQYVCGIDLAGGDAQYAERLDEFIELYAYARARGLKTTGHLYETPSGCYPELLPYLMRIGHGIQIPLLHPELLPEIASRQQCLEVCPTTYLKTGTLQDMRELKLVFDRCFEAGVDIAICTDNAGLHNVRLPFEFENLLTLDIIGFDELEACKEAAFRHAFAWPHGKPPASILTGALKHEPVSAT, from the coding sequence GTGGCTTTACACGCTGAGTTACACCGGCATCTGGGTGGTTCGGTTGTACCGCGTATTCTATGGCGGTATTTCCAGCGCCATCATTCCCATCTGGCTGAGCAATTTCCTGAATACCCAACGTTTGAGGAGTTTTACACCAAGCCCCGCAAAACGCTTGATGAGTATTTAGAACTGCACACACTGGTTGAAAGTGTCCAAACTGCCGAGACGTTGCCTTACTTCATCTATCGGCTGATTCGGGGCGCTTATATTTTTGAAAATTTAGCGTATTTGGAGTTGCGCTACACGCCCTATCTCCGAACGCCGGAACATTTGAGTCAGTCTGAACGAATTGATCAAATGACTGCAATTGTGGACATTGTCGGCAAGGCAAGCCAACTGAGCGACTGTCCAATTGTCACCAGTCAAATTTTGTGTATGCACTCGCGTTTGCCTTATGAGGTGAACCGGGCAATTGTTGATTTAGCCGGCGAGTTTCCCCAGTATGTGTGTGGGATCGATTTAGCCGGCGGAGATGCTCAATATGCTGAGCGTTTGGATGAGTTTATCGAGTTATACGCTTATGCGCGAGCACGAGGTCTGAAAACCACTGGGCACCTCTATGAAACCCCTTCTGGCTGTTATCCAGAATTGCTGCCTTATTTAATGCGAATCGGTCACGGCATTCAAATTCCCCTGTTGCATCCTGAGTTATTGCCAGAAATTGCTAGCCGGCAGCAGTGTTTGGAAGTTTGCCCCACCACCTATTTAAAAACCGGCACGCTTCAAGATATGCGTGAGTTAAAACTGGTGTTTGATAGGTGTTTTGAGGCTGGGGTTGATATCGCAATCTGCACGGATAACGCGGGCTTGCATAATGTCCGGTTGCCGTTTGAATTTGAGAATTTGCTGACCTTAGATATCATTGGTTTTGATGAACTAGAAGCGTGTAAGGAGGCCGCTTTTCGTCATGCTTTCGCTTGGCCTCACGGCAAGCCACCGGCATCCATTTTGACGGGTGCTTTGAAGCATGAGCCGGTGTCAGCAACGTGA
- a CDS encoding adenylosuccinate synthase, translating to MANVVVIGAQWGDEGKGKITDLLSKSADIVVRYQGGVNAGHTVVVKDQTFKLHLIPSGILYPETECIIGSGTVIDPKVLIEELDRLDELNVSTKNLLISQTAHITMPYHRLIDQASEERRGNHKIGTTGRGIGPTYADKSERTGIRVLDLMDPEGLRKQINWTVNYKNVILEKLYNLPPLDPQEVIGQYLEYSERLRPHVVDASLKIYDAIKRRRNILFEGAQGTLLDLDHGTYPYVTSSNPVAGGACVGAGVGPTMIDRVIGVAKAYTTRVGEGPFPTEMVDGIGQVLCERGAEFGTTTGRKRRCGWFDAVIGRYAVRINGMDCLAITKLDVLDGLEEIKVCVAYEIDGVRCEDFPSNARQFARCKPIYETMAGWKQSTDSCRSLEDLPPQALDYLKFLAELMEVPIAIVSLGASRDQTIIVEDPIHGPKRALLYANGTSSTPSPVID from the coding sequence TTGGCTAACGTCGTTGTAATTGGTGCCCAGTGGGGCGATGAAGGAAAAGGTAAAATTACCGATCTGCTCAGCAAGTCAGCAGATATTGTTGTGCGTTACCAAGGCGGCGTGAATGCCGGCCACACGGTTGTTGTTAAAGATCAAACGTTCAAGCTGCACCTGATTCCTTCTGGCATCTTGTATCCCGAGACAGAATGTATCATCGGGTCGGGAACGGTGATCGATCCTAAAGTTTTAATTGAAGAACTCGACCGGCTAGACGAACTCAATGTCTCGACGAAAAATCTGCTGATTTCCCAAACCGCTCACATCACGATGCCTTACCACCGGCTTATTGACCAGGCATCGGAGGAACGCCGAGGAAATCACAAAATTGGCACAACCGGGCGCGGCATTGGCCCGACCTACGCAGATAAATCAGAACGCACCGGCATTCGGGTTCTAGATTTAATGGACCCGGAAGGGCTACGCAAACAAATTAACTGGACAGTTAATTACAAAAACGTCATCCTCGAAAAATTATATAACTTGCCACCCCTTGACCCACAAGAGGTCATCGGCCAATATTTAGAATATTCTGAACGCTTGCGTCCTCATGTCGTGGATGCGTCCCTGAAGATTTACGATGCCATTAAGCGCCGGCGCAATATTTTATTTGAAGGTGCCCAAGGAACCCTGCTAGACCTTGATCACGGCACTTACCCTTATGTAACTTCCTCCAATCCCGTTGCCGGTGGGGCTTGTGTCGGTGCCGGTGTTGGGCCAACCATGATAGACCGCGTGATTGGTGTCGCGAAAGCCTACACAACGCGGGTCGGTGAAGGGCCATTCCCAACAGAAATGGTCGATGGCATCGGGCAAGTCTTGTGCGAACGCGGGGCTGAATTTGGCACCACCACAGGACGCAAGCGCCGGTGTGGCTGGTTTGATGCCGTGATCGGTCGTTACGCGGTTCGCATCAATGGCATGGACTGTTTAGCCATCACTAAACTCGATGTTTTAGACGGACTAGAAGAAATCAAAGTTTGCGTTGCCTATGAAATTGATGGGGTGCGCTGCGAAGACTTCCCCAGCAATGCCCGTCAATTTGCCCGATGCAAGCCGATTTATGAAACGATGGCCGGTTGGAAACAATCGACCGATAGTTGCCGATCTCTAGAAGATTTACCACCCCAAGCGCTGGACTATCTCAAATTCTTGGCAGAATTGATGGAAGTTCCGATTGCGATCGTTTCCCTTGGCGCAAGCCGCGATCAAACGATTATAGTGGAAGATCCGATTCACGGGCCAAAACGAGCGCTGCTTTACGCGAATGGCACTTCTAGCACTCCCTCGCCGGTTATTGACTAG